The Thermoplasma acidophilum DSM 1728 genome includes a window with the following:
- a CDS encoding glycosyltransferase family 39 protein codes for MFETVERNENKFDLTAIFKRYETEVILGIIFVFYLFMANFFSWSQAFAYPFLNNSGGSDPYFNYYIIQYILTYHTQLLHELFLNYPVGSGNPRPPFFHWMIAFVATILSPIFGVYKAAYYAFAEFDAVFGALLIIPVYLMAKEAFGKKAGILAAFLYALMPGNLSAGILTDGRMHTPELLFAFLTIYFFEMALKNAKKDLFISRLANVKSYIPSILSYYSRNRKATIYALLAGASLGGLMLSWQGYAYIQVIVLIYVVVQAVINLLTRRPTGYLTYLTTLSMLLGFLMGAYYYYGSGLLPGWFAPEAEMAVLGIAFLLLINIIGRKPWIITVPLTIVVSLAGFFVLLKLEPSTMHTLISGEGYFIKTRVYTTIAEAAPLPLGEYISSFGVAQFVLGMSGIVYVLYKYVKERSETLMFILVFSIVSIYMSFEAARFNITAAPAYGILGGAVLIYFIDMAKLTEVRKRNLGSATLKKTLKGNINWVHASFAVILVLVLVIPSGIGMVNAAIPENSASTVNAQIYHELPAFLRANNSSNAEYFGSSGFYIANSSQPIAQSFAWLATQNTNVPIDERPAYVDWWDYGFQEVLEGQHPTVADDFQQGYVPAGQILLAGNQSQILGVMIARLIKGYEVNYHTFVPINSTLTQYLGPQAASTIYRAYTDPASFTSTVLSNTTIYGNFINSSTADNIYYGFLRGYLASSFSLSTLNSLYTALEDVTGYSIQYIQIDHNLFPFSGDNPGIFYAPAYLTDQATYTYDGEIVPYTYYQIYASTDQGTYPLNQLPTDVTPVGFNITYTPAFYNTSIYRFLVGYPPSAVGQTNGIPGISYGVGQYEIMPAWNMSNFELVYLGVPYNPYNNTTAHPSAWKIVPIQEAYTLTSEGKGKAQLLPPLSEIYSGADPIVAYYPGAYISGRVTTESGNGVGGVYVTIFDQYGIPHQQVLTNSSGYFNLIGLPGNDTVVISTGEIDPLTLIGSNVISYWKVDISQAQAEHISTSFNLTTGLPDYYLSHNFVIKNTSISGNLGYKYRTSYNTTSTVQVNSGTVILYNSTYNYTVSTNVVNGYYDFASLPPYDYSLSAIINGHYYRNILTANTSIGGSYVYNAYVPMNTINLALSLGQVNLSGFSIYVNGTAYSNTSYKNGHYLIYLPSGNYTISARSSNATTDSIDEYLPGWNSFVNVSLPVYKAVRVSGTASNISMIKFLSEGNYGNVTASVNTTGGVFSVIVPAGTYTVYGVGQGYAFLKTYTLTSNTDINISGVPAATVSLESNITNISVSSGYYSIVSGSSFIYYTYSGSSQFSLSLPSGYYTIYSASTIAGRSYSSILKLPLTKSVSYQMHLVNSTMSGFVLYNAGISSSYSSNYSVKDGYIMLYSYGIPVEAVPINPSGYTDIVYAPNIGSPKIEIISPDFYNYTLTNISSAMTIGLTPMNVPVTITLYNSSRLAVFSGYAVLQGTYDYKLSMSNGIIVGSVLPGVYGVVFQNSTNIIKYGNYPILASKSISLPVGIYANVSSSISNVYLFTASGSMLKFGVIPVGTYELYYYSGSNYSLSAINISRNMEITNISTEHGYQLNLTNNMGISGIYRIEGNGYMLSGLAHYVLPAGRYEISFNGSFSNSTGSFYSNGAANVTLSSNLNETLNLTVTQAFADLKVNTGTPYSTVYLYYNGSVYKVSNANGTGVAKFIVPIRDYTVYALSRTHSNGYFGYISIAPFATYKEYNASMTGTYRVYMMTAVDGVQKYLNVTITSGNAYIIVNSSASYVYLPIGNYTFSSQITSTEIFPTESVSITFASSSTIYVNALSYVNLNLQKEKVYSFSMTQISKVETFEYSVDNGTVKYYPLTYNFTIMNTGNSEVNITLLSGNSTSFLMIFAGKDMTNGKIELMPGQEENISVNITPLKTMNSGQVAIPVNISYNGGNTTKYLYANFPAVTSFTATAGISSINGTYLELPVIINNTGNSNITVNLIISKSEIGNISLLDYNVSYPSAVFVPAFSSKVVNITLIPTTTTPAPQVSVSVNVTGYGSSYSITLTGAYPQLSKASVVASGNGVINDYTANPYLSLIIGLILIAVTIVVGLSVSAYRGRRRR; via the coding sequence ATGTTTGAAACTGTGGAAAGAAACGAGAACAAATTTGACCTTACAGCGATTTTCAAGAGGTATGAGACAGAGGTGATACTGGGAATTATCTTTGTCTTTTATCTCTTCATGGCTAACTTCTTCTCCTGGTCGCAGGCTTTTGCATACCCGTTTCTTAATAACTCGGGTGGCAGTGATCCGTATTTCAATTATTATATAATACAATACATATTGACATATCACACTCAGCTCCTGCATGAGCTGTTCCTTAATTATCCAGTTGGCTCCGGTAACCCAAGACCGCCATTTTTCCACTGGATGATTGCGTTCGTGGCGACTATACTCTCCCCAATATTCGGTGTGTACAAGGCTGCATACTACGCATTTGCAGAATTTGATGCGGTATTCGGGGCCCTACTGATAATCCCAGTTTACCTGATGGCAAAGGAGGCATTCGGCAAGAAGGCGGGTATACTGGCAGCATTCCTGTATGCACTCATGCCCGGGAATCTATCTGCGGGCATTCTGACGGACGGAAGAATGCACACTCCTGAACTTCTATTTGCCTTTCTGACCATATACTTCTTCGAGATGGCGTTGAAGAATGCAAAGAAAGACCTGTTTATCAGCAGGCTAGCTAATGTAAAATCCTATATTCCATCCATCCTTTCTTATTATTCAAGGAATAGAAAGGCCACGATATATGCTCTTCTTGCGGGCGCATCCCTTGGTGGTCTGATGCTGTCATGGCAGGGATACGCCTACATACAGGTGATTGTGCTAATATACGTGGTTGTACAGGCGGTAATTAACCTTCTAACGAGAAGACCCACTGGCTATTTAACATACCTAACCACACTGTCTATGTTACTTGGTTTCCTAATGGGTGCCTATTACTATTATGGATCTGGCCTTCTCCCAGGCTGGTTCGCACCAGAAGCCGAAATGGCAGTTCTGGGTATTGCTTTCCTGCTTCTAATAAACATAATAGGGAGAAAGCCATGGATAATAACGGTCCCGCTGACGATTGTGGTCTCCCTGGCTGGCTTCTTTGTGCTGCTGAAGCTTGAGCCATCTACCATGCATACCCTCATTTCAGGAGAGGGCTACTTCATAAAGACCAGAGTATACACCACTATTGCGGAGGCTGCACCGCTACCTCTCGGCGAGTATATAAGTAGCTTCGGTGTTGCGCAGTTCGTGCTTGGGATGAGCGGAATTGTATACGTTTTATACAAATACGTAAAAGAGAGAAGCGAAACCCTGATGTTTATTCTCGTCTTCTCTATAGTTTCGATATATATGAGCTTCGAAGCCGCAAGGTTCAACATAACTGCGGCCCCCGCATACGGTATTCTTGGCGGAGCTGTGTTGATATACTTCATTGATATGGCAAAGCTGACAGAGGTCAGAAAGAGAAACCTTGGCAGCGCTACTCTCAAGAAAACCCTCAAAGGAAATATCAACTGGGTTCATGCAAGCTTTGCGGTTATACTTGTCCTGGTCCTTGTTATCCCGTCTGGTATAGGAATGGTTAATGCCGCCATTCCAGAGAACAGCGCTTCCACTGTGAACGCACAGATATACCACGAGCTTCCTGCATTCCTTAGGGCCAACAACTCGAGCAATGCCGAGTATTTCGGTTCATCAGGTTTTTACATAGCCAATTCATCTCAGCCCATAGCGCAATCTTTTGCCTGGCTGGCAACACAGAACACTAACGTGCCAATAGATGAGCGGCCAGCATATGTTGACTGGTGGGACTACGGTTTTCAGGAGGTGCTCGAAGGTCAGCACCCAACAGTTGCCGATGACTTCCAGCAGGGTTATGTTCCTGCAGGTCAGATCCTGCTTGCGGGAAACCAGAGCCAGATACTCGGTGTGATGATAGCCAGATTGATAAAGGGTTATGAGGTTAACTACCATACATTTGTTCCTATTAATAGCACTCTGACCCAGTATCTAGGGCCTCAGGCTGCCAGCACTATATATCGCGCCTATACGGATCCGGCATCGTTCACCTCAACTGTTCTTTCAAACACAACGATCTACGGTAATTTTATAAATTCCTCTACAGCAGACAACATCTACTATGGATTTCTGAGGGGTTACCTTGCAAGTTCTTTCAGTCTCAGTACGCTCAATAGCCTATACACTGCGCTGGAAGATGTTACGGGTTATTCCATACAGTACATACAGATAGATCACAATCTGTTCCCATTTTCTGGAGACAATCCTGGCATATTCTACGCACCAGCTTATCTTACAGATCAGGCCACGTATACCTATGATGGCGAGATAGTTCCTTACACTTATTACCAGATCTACGCATCCACAGATCAGGGAACATATCCCCTTAATCAGCTCCCAACGGACGTTACCCCTGTTGGATTCAATATCACATACACACCGGCATTTTACAACACATCGATATACAGATTCCTTGTAGGATATCCGCCTTCTGCAGTGGGTCAGACAAACGGAATTCCGGGTATCTCGTATGGTGTTGGACAGTATGAAATAATGCCTGCCTGGAATATGAGCAATTTTGAGCTCGTTTACCTCGGCGTTCCATACAATCCGTATAACAACACTACTGCGCATCCAAGCGCATGGAAGATAGTCCCTATACAGGAGGCATATACGCTGACGTCTGAGGGAAAGGGAAAGGCCCAGCTTCTTCCTCCATTATCTGAAATATACAGCGGTGCAGATCCCATAGTGGCCTATTATCCCGGCGCATACATAAGCGGAAGGGTTACTACAGAATCTGGTAACGGCGTTGGTGGTGTTTACGTCACCATTTTTGACCAGTATGGAATACCGCACCAGCAGGTTCTAACCAACTCATCCGGTTACTTCAATCTGATAGGTTTACCGGGTAATGATACCGTGGTGATAAGTACAGGCGAAATAGATCCACTTACCCTGATAGGCTCGAATGTCATATCTTACTGGAAAGTTGACATTTCACAGGCTCAGGCAGAGCACATATCTACTTCGTTTAATCTCACTACTGGTCTGCCGGATTATTATTTAAGTCACAATTTTGTTATCAAGAATACAAGTATAAGCGGTAATCTTGGATATAAATACAGAACATCGTACAACACCACTTCCACAGTTCAGGTCAATAGCGGAACTGTTATACTTTATAATTCCACATACAATTACACGGTAAGCACAAATGTGGTTAATGGTTACTATGACTTTGCAAGCTTACCTCCATATGATTACTCTTTATCGGCTATAATAAATGGCCATTATTATAGAAACATTCTCACGGCCAACACTTCCATAGGTGGTTCTTACGTTTACAATGCCTACGTACCAATGAACACAATCAATCTAGCATTGTCACTTGGTCAGGTTAATCTGAGCGGCTTCTCGATATATGTTAACGGCACCGCTTATAGCAATACCTCTTATAAAAATGGGCATTATTTGATCTATTTACCATCTGGAAACTATACCATATCCGCTAGATCATCAAACGCAACCACGGATAGCATTGACGAGTATCTGCCTGGCTGGAATTCCTTCGTCAATGTCTCTTTACCCGTTTATAAAGCAGTAAGAGTTTCAGGCACAGCATCTAACATATCCATGATAAAGTTCCTATCTGAAGGGAATTATGGCAATGTGACAGCGTCTGTAAATACCACGGGAGGTGTTTTTAGCGTAATAGTGCCTGCAGGCACCTATACAGTATATGGCGTGGGCCAGGGATATGCGTTCCTCAAAACCTATACTCTGACTTCCAATACTGATATTAATATATCAGGCGTTCCAGCGGCAACGGTTTCACTGGAGTCCAATATAACAAATATCTCGGTAAGCTCTGGCTATTATTCCATAGTTTCAGGAAGCTCATTTATTTACTATACATACAGCGGCAGTTCCCAGTTCAGCCTGAGCCTGCCATCAGGCTATTACACAATATATTCAGCTAGTACAATAGCAGGAAGAAGTTACTCTTCCATCCTCAAATTGCCATTGACGAAGAGCGTTTCATATCAGATGCATCTGGTGAATTCAACCATGTCTGGATTTGTACTCTATAATGCAGGGATAAGTTCATCGTACAGCAGCAACTATTCAGTAAAGGACGGTTATATAATGCTATATTCGTATGGTATTCCTGTTGAGGCTGTCCCGATCAATCCTTCCGGTTATACTGACATAGTATATGCTCCAAACATAGGAAGCCCGAAGATTGAAATAATCTCACCAGACTTTTATAATTATACTTTGACCAATATATCATCCGCAATGACGATAGGCTTAACTCCCATGAATGTGCCCGTGACGATAACGCTCTATAATTCATCTCGTCTAGCGGTTTTCAGTGGTTATGCGGTTCTTCAGGGCACATACGATTACAAGCTTTCCATGTCGAATGGGATCATAGTTGGTTCTGTACTTCCGGGAGTATATGGCGTGGTTTTCCAAAACTCCACGAACATCATTAAGTATGGAAATTACCCGATACTTGCCTCGAAGTCGATATCACTCCCTGTGGGAATATATGCCAACGTTTCTAGCTCTATTTCTAATGTGTACCTCTTCACAGCCAGCGGTTCAATGTTGAAATTTGGTGTCATCCCTGTTGGGACATACGAGTTGTATTACTATAGCGGATCAAACTACTCACTCTCAGCCATCAATATATCCAGAAACATGGAAATAACAAACATATCAACAGAGCACGGATACCAGCTCAATCTCACCAATAACATGGGCATATCCGGGATATACAGAATAGAGGGAAATGGGTACATGCTCTCGGGGCTGGCGCACTATGTGTTGCCGGCAGGACGGTATGAGATATCCTTCAACGGTAGCTTCTCAAATTCCACCGGTTCCTTCTATTCAAACGGCGCTGCCAATGTGACGCTCAGTTCAAATCTCAACGAAACCCTGAATCTTACGGTCACACAGGCATTTGCGGATCTTAAGGTGAACACAGGTACCCCGTATTCCACAGTATATCTTTATTATAACGGATCAGTCTATAAAGTTTCAAATGCAAACGGTACAGGCGTGGCTAAATTCATAGTTCCAATTAGAGATTACACTGTGTACGCCTTGAGCAGGACTCATTCCAATGGATATTTTGGATACATATCAATCGCTCCGTTTGCCACTTATAAGGAATACAATGCCAGCATGACCGGCACTTACAGGGTCTACATGATGACCGCCGTGGATGGAGTTCAGAAATACCTGAATGTTACCATAACGTCTGGCAATGCATACATTATAGTCAACAGCTCTGCTTCATATGTTTACCTGCCGATAGGGAATTACACGTTCTCTTCGCAGATAACAAGCACCGAAATCTTTCCAACTGAAAGCGTGAGCATAACGTTTGCTAGCTCATCGACGATATACGTGAATGCACTTTCGTATGTGAATCTGAACCTTCAGAAGGAAAAGGTATATTCATTTTCAATGACACAGATATCTAAGGTTGAAACGTTCGAATACAGTGTTGATAATGGTACCGTGAAATACTATCCGCTTACCTATAACTTTACTATAATGAACACCGGAAACTCGGAGGTGAACATAACTTTGCTATCTGGAAATTCCACAAGTTTCCTCATGATATTTGCTGGAAAGGACATGACCAATGGAAAGATCGAACTCATGCCTGGCCAGGAGGAAAACATATCCGTCAACATAACGCCGTTGAAGACTATGAACTCAGGTCAGGTTGCGATTCCCGTCAATATAAGTTATAATGGTGGCAATACAACAAAGTATCTGTACGCAAACTTCCCGGCGGTTACGTCATTCACTGCAACAGCAGGAATCAGCTCTATAAACGGTACTTATCTTGAGCTTCCTGTAATAATAAACAATACCGGAAATTCAAATATAACCGTGAATCTGATCATATCGAAATCGGAAATTGGCAACATATCGCTTCTGGACTACAATGTCAGCTATCCATCGGCAGTGTTCGTCCCGGCGTTCTCTTCTAAGGTCGTTAACATAACCCTGATACCCACAACCACCACCCCTGCTCCACAGGTGTCCGTCAGCGTGAACGTTACAGGATACGGATCGTCTTACAGTATCACACTGACTGGTGCGTATCCGCAGCTATCCAAGGCAAGCGTGGTAGCAAGTGGAAATGGCGTTATAAATGATTACACAGCGAATCCATATCTGAGCCTGATCATAGGCCTGATACTGATAGCAGTCACCATCGTGGTCGGATTAAGTGTATCGGCATACAGAGGGAGGCGCAGGAGATGA
- a CDS encoding KEOPS complex subunit Pcc1, whose amino-acid sequence MKFTIQCLLIRAKLYLDEYQYRILKPDAEGYYGKAEVSLIHGNDGFYIYIEAPDTGSLRTSLSSIARLIHVIYGVEGLING is encoded by the coding sequence ATGAAGTTCACCATTCAATGCCTGTTGATAAGGGCGAAATTGTATCTGGATGAATATCAATACAGGATACTGAAACCAGACGCTGAGGGATATTATGGGAAAGCTGAGGTTTCGCTGATACACGGCAATGATGGTTTTTACATTTATATAGAAGCACCTGATACAGGATCGCTGAGAACTTCACTGTCCTCAATCGCTAGATTAATTCATGTAATATATGGTGTGGAGGGATTGATCAATGGTTGA
- a CDS encoding prefoldin subunit beta, which translates to MVEPNISAYLQNQLRQAQELEENIEKLATQRYQLDLSLKEMQKTLDELNKLDDNTPIYRTVGSILYRVQDKKKLVDELDEQIELTKIRLSTLEKQQKSLEEKYKELQNAIRDRYNQENKKGATS; encoded by the coding sequence ATGGTTGAACCAAACATAAGCGCTTATCTGCAGAATCAGCTGCGACAGGCGCAGGAATTGGAGGAGAATATAGAAAAATTGGCCACTCAGAGATACCAGCTTGATCTTAGCCTTAAGGAGATGCAGAAAACGCTGGATGAACTGAACAAACTTGATGATAATACGCCGATATACCGTACAGTTGGATCCATTCTCTATAGGGTTCAGGACAAGAAAAAGCTCGTTGATGAACTGGATGAACAGATAGAACTGACCAAAATAAGATTATCCACCCTGGAGAAACAACAGAAGTCACTTGAGGAAAAGTACAAGGAACTTCAAAACGCAATACGCGACCGTTATAATCAGGAAAATAAGAAAGGTGCCACCAGTTGA
- the mptA gene encoding GTP cyclohydrolase MptA: protein MIDFLDVQKETPRIRIAIDRVGVKNIKFPLKIHDDFAFLTLNLFVDVPADRKGADMSRAVESIQKVINAGSYGERIGDIGIAICDEALSRFNYSEKAQCEVNIQYYRRSGERYLEYRMYVETAKDRKQIMKNEIGISYVTMTACPCAMETTRALISMDNPDISDAISAIPTITHNQRNVTKLTVDNRSKMITVWDLADVMERVQGKPLDSLLKRVEEGRLVYSAHRNPKFVEDVVREIAYEAARVLGVPDEATIKVSSESDESIHPHNAYAEIDTTAGELRKLHLH, encoded by the coding sequence TTGATAGACTTCCTGGATGTCCAGAAAGAAACCCCGAGGATCAGGATAGCTATAGATAGAGTCGGGGTTAAAAATATAAAATTTCCATTAAAAATTCACGATGATTTTGCTTTTCTCACACTGAATCTCTTTGTTGATGTACCCGCAGACAGAAAGGGCGCCGATATGTCTAGGGCCGTGGAATCCATACAGAAGGTTATCAATGCCGGATCGTACGGTGAAAGAATTGGGGACATAGGGATAGCAATATGTGATGAGGCGCTTTCAAGGTTCAATTATTCTGAAAAAGCCCAGTGTGAGGTTAACATCCAATATTACAGAAGATCTGGAGAACGCTATCTTGAATATCGGATGTACGTTGAAACAGCAAAGGATCGCAAGCAGATAATGAAAAACGAGATAGGCATTTCATACGTGACCATGACCGCATGCCCATGTGCAATGGAAACTACCAGGGCGCTGATAAGCATGGATAATCCGGATATATCCGATGCCATATCCGCCATACCTACGATAACGCATAATCAGAGGAATGTGACGAAGTTAACCGTTGATAACAGAAGCAAGATGATAACGGTCTGGGATCTTGCCGATGTCATGGAGAGAGTTCAGGGGAAGCCTCTTGATTCTCTACTTAAGAGGGTAGAAGAAGGGCGCCTGGTCTATAGTGCGCACAGGAATCCAAAGTTCGTTGAGGACGTGGTGAGAGAAATAGCCTATGAGGCGGCACGTGTTCTTGGAGTTCCTGACGAAGCAACGATAAAGGTTTCATCCGAGAGCGATGAAAGCATACATCCTCACAACGCCTATGCAGAGATAGATACAACTGCAGGTGAACTTAGAAAACTTCACCTGCATTGA
- a CDS encoding adenylyltransferase/cytidyltransferase family protein, which produces MVRVMATGVFDIIHLGHIHYLRESKKLGDELVVVVARDSTARKNGKVPIFDENSRLKLVSELKPVDRAILGHEDDMMKTVVEVMPDIITLGYDQKFDEADLKRKLDQIGVNSRIVRISKYDGNLNSSSMVRKKIMELIGERF; this is translated from the coding sequence ATGGTTAGGGTAATGGCCACGGGCGTCTTCGATATCATTCATCTTGGTCATATTCATTATCTCAGAGAATCTAAAAAGCTGGGGGATGAATTGGTTGTGGTAGTTGCTAGGGATTCCACAGCTAGGAAGAATGGCAAGGTACCAATATTTGATGAAAACTCAAGGTTGAAACTTGTCTCTGAACTGAAGCCTGTTGATCGTGCTATACTGGGCCATGAGGATGATATGATGAAGACCGTGGTTGAAGTTATGCCAGACATAATAACATTGGGTTACGATCAGAAGTTCGATGAGGCAGACCTGAAAAGAAAGCTTGATCAGATAGGCGTGAATTCACGTATAGTCAGAATATCAAAATACGATGGCAATCTGAACAGCTCATCCATGGTGAGAAAAAAGATAATGGAGCTAATTGGAGAAAGATTTTAG
- a CDS encoding GNAT family N-acetyltransferase, with product MILRRYRSTDLDSIADLEKRAFTVGPYSRRYLKRVLEDAEAISIVAQIDSKIAGYLVALPAEGHSIDIESIATDPEFRRSGIATRMIVMLKQIACERYESIILEVREKNDDAISLYRKMGFEITEFLNGYYQESYLGSRNAYRMRLMCR from the coding sequence ATGATACTAAGAAGGTACAGGAGTACGGATCTTGACAGCATAGCTGATCTGGAGAAAAGGGCTTTCACAGTTGGCCCCTATTCCAGGCGATATTTGAAACGCGTGCTGGAAGATGCTGAGGCCATAAGCATCGTTGCGCAGATCGATTCCAAAATAGCAGGCTATTTGGTTGCCCTGCCAGCAGAAGGACATTCAATAGATATAGAGAGCATCGCAACAGATCCTGAATTCAGGAGATCCGGAATCGCAACCAGGATGATCGTGATGCTCAAACAGATAGCGTGCGAAAGATATGAGAGCATCATACTCGAAGTCAGGGAAAAAAATGATGACGCAATATCACTCTATCGCAAGATGGGGTTTGAGATCACGGAATTCCTGAATGGATACTACCAGGAATCATATCTCGGATCCAGGAATGCCTATAGAATGAGGTTGATGTGCAGATGA
- a CDS encoding HIT family protein, producing MVLDSSCVFCNEIITKRNAAIVAENDMVISFMDNAPVEPGHILVIPKEHFENIFDIDSRYYIEVQLMAKRVAKAVMKAMGADGINIGQNNGWCANQRVMHFHVHVIPRWCDKPFKWGRLNVSFDDLSETARKIAKVYNEMEKNGDFE from the coding sequence ATGGTATTGGATAGTTCATGTGTTTTCTGCAATGAGATAATAACAAAGAGGAATGCGGCGATAGTGGCTGAAAATGATATGGTCATTTCATTCATGGATAATGCTCCAGTTGAACCAGGGCATATCCTGGTCATACCGAAGGAACATTTTGAAAACATATTCGATATCGACAGCAGGTACTACATTGAGGTCCAGCTCATGGCAAAAAGGGTCGCGAAAGCGGTTATGAAAGCAATGGGTGCGGACGGAATCAATATAGGCCAGAACAACGGATGGTGCGCCAACCAGAGGGTGATGCACTTCCATGTGCATGTGATCCCAAGATGGTGCGATAAACCCTTCAAGTGGGGAAGGCTAAATGTCTCTTTTGACGATCTATCAGAAACGGCCAGAAAAATTGCCAAGGTTTACAATGAAATGGAAAAAAATGGCGATTTTGAGTAA